The Xenorhabdus doucetiae genome has a window encoding:
- the dnaN gene encoding DNA polymerase III subunit beta — protein MKFIIEREQLLKPLQQVSSPLGGRPTLPILGNLLLQVTEGSLLLTGTDLEMEMKARVTLTQPHEQGATTVPARKFFDIWRGLPDGAEISVEQDGDRILVRSGRSRFSLSTLPASDFPNLDDWQSEVEFTLPQATLKRLIESTQFSMAHQDVRYYLNGMLFETEGEELRTVATDGHRLAVCSMNIGQNLPSHSVIVPRKGVIELMRLLDGGDNPLQLQIGSNNIRAHVGDFIFTSKLVDGRFPDYRRVLPKNPNKTLEANCDMLKQAFSRAAILSNEKFRGVRIYLSENQLRITANNPEQEEAEEIVDVSYQGAEMEIGFNVSYVLDVLNALKCEQVSLLLTDATSSVKIENSASQAATYVVMPMRL, from the coding sequence ATGAAATTCATCATTGAACGTGAGCAATTATTAAAACCTTTGCAGCAGGTTAGCAGCCCCTTGGGAGGCCGCCCTACCCTGCCCATTTTAGGCAACTTATTATTGCAGGTCACAGAGGGTTCCCTGCTGCTGACGGGCACCGATTTGGAAATGGAAATGAAGGCGCGGGTTACCCTTACCCAGCCACATGAACAAGGTGCCACCACCGTCCCCGCCCGTAAATTCTTTGATATCTGGCGCGGGTTGCCTGATGGGGCAGAAATCAGCGTCGAACAGGATGGTGATCGCATTCTCGTTCGTTCTGGTCGCAGCCGTTTTTCACTCTCGACACTACCCGCATCAGATTTTCCCAATCTTGATGACTGGCAGAGCGAAGTCGAATTTACCCTGCCCCAGGCCACACTGAAACGCCTGATTGAATCGACCCAATTTTCCATGGCACATCAGGATGTTCGCTATTACTTGAACGGTATGCTGTTTGAAACCGAAGGGGAAGAACTGCGTACCGTTGCCACAGACGGCCACCGTCTGGCGGTTTGTTCCATGAATATCGGGCAAAATCTGCCGTCCCATTCCGTGATCGTCCCCCGCAAGGGCGTCATTGAATTAATGCGTCTGCTGGATGGCGGTGACAATCCGCTGCAATTGCAGATTGGCAGCAATAACATTCGTGCCCATGTGGGTGATTTTATCTTCACCTCGAAGTTGGTTGACGGCCGTTTTCCTGATTACCGCCGCGTATTGCCCAAAAATCCCAATAAAACGTTGGAAGCCAATTGTGACATGCTTAAGCAGGCATTTTCGCGGGCGGCGATTTTATCCAACGAAAAATTCCGCGGAGTTCGCATCTACTTAAGCGAAAACCAACTGCGAATTACCGCTAATAACCCGGAGCAGGAAGAGGCCGAAGAGATCGTCGATGTCAGTTATCAGGGCGCTGAAATGGAAATTGGCTTCAATGTCAGCTACGTATTGGATGTTCTCAACGCATTGAAATGCGAGCAAGTGAGTCTCCTGCTAACAGATGCCACATCCAGCGTAAAAATTGAGAATTCAGCCAGTCAGGCGGCGACTTATGTCGTGATGCCGATGCGCCTGTAA
- the recF gene encoding DNA replication/repair protein RecF (All proteins in this family for which functions are known are DNA-binding proteins that assist the filamentation of RecA onto DNA for the initiation of recombination or recombinational repair.) has product MILSRLLIRDFRNISDADLPLATGFNFLVGPNGSGKTSILEAIYTLGHGRAFRSIQAGRVIRHECDEFILHGRLDQPPHERSLSVGLSKNRQGDSKVRIDGSDGHKIAELAKVLPMQLITPEGFTLLNGGPKYRRAFIDWGCFHNEPRFFAAWANLKRLLKQRNAALRQVTRYNQIQHWDQELVPLATEISQWRADYIAGIAEDIEKTCQQFLPEFTLSISFQQGWDKESEYAELLARQFERDRSLTYTAAGPHKADLRIRADGTPVEDMLSRGQLKLLMCALRLAQGEYFTRQSGQKCLYLLDDFASELDAGRRQLLAERLKSTQAQVFVSAITSGQVTDMIDVNSRMFRVEHGKIEVQPQD; this is encoded by the coding sequence ATGATTCTCTCGCGTTTGCTGATCCGCGATTTCCGTAATATCTCGGATGCTGACCTGCCACTGGCAACCGGTTTTAATTTTCTGGTTGGGCCAAACGGCAGCGGCAAGACAAGTATACTGGAAGCCATTTATACCTTGGGCCACGGCCGTGCTTTTCGCAGTATTCAGGCAGGCAGGGTGATTCGCCATGAATGCGACGAGTTTATTCTGCATGGGCGGCTTGATCAGCCACCCCATGAACGCAGTTTATCGGTGGGCTTAAGCAAAAATCGCCAGGGCGACAGCAAAGTCAGGATTGATGGCAGTGATGGGCATAAAATTGCTGAATTGGCGAAAGTCCTGCCGATGCAACTTATCACGCCGGAAGGTTTCACCTTACTAAATGGTGGCCCGAAATATCGTCGGGCCTTTATTGATTGGGGCTGTTTTCACAATGAGCCGCGCTTTTTTGCGGCCTGGGCTAATCTAAAAAGGCTGCTAAAACAACGCAATGCGGCACTGCGACAAGTGACCCGCTACAACCAAATCCAGCATTGGGATCAAGAACTCGTCCCGCTGGCAACCGAAATCAGCCAATGGCGGGCTGACTATATTGCAGGCATTGCCGAGGATATCGAAAAAACCTGCCAACAATTTTTACCTGAATTCACACTTAGTATCAGTTTCCAACAAGGTTGGGACAAAGAGAGTGAATATGCGGAGCTGCTCGCGCGGCAGTTTGAGCGCGACAGATCGCTAACCTACACCGCGGCCGGCCCGCATAAAGCCGATCTGCGGATCAGGGCGGACGGTACACCAGTAGAAGATATGCTGTCCCGTGGTCAGTTGAAGTTACTGATGTGTGCGTTGAGGTTAGCACAGGGTGAATATTTCACCCGACAGAGCGGGCAAAAATGCCTGTATCTGCTTGATGATTTTGCCTCAGAACTGGATGCCGGCCGTCGTCAGTTATTAGCCGAGCGTCTAAAATCTACGCAAGCCCAAGTGTTTGTCAGTGCAATCACATCTGGGCAAGTTACAGACATGATTGATGTAAATAGCAGGATGTTTCGCGTAGAACATGGCAAAATAGAGGTTCAACCACAGGATTAA